gagaattttcatttttgagtgaactattcttttaacatgGCACGGCACTCTTGCGAGAGATGCaccgcaatggtcaaagacgtacGTTTAGTCTAACgcatttacattgaaaaacagcgcagacagacTAAAAATGCATTCGATGTAACCGGCCCCTCAGAATGTTATTGTGGAGCTAATACTCTGTATATTTTACttcttatattttttataaatatatatgtaacaaTACTATCTTAACATCCTCTGTCTCATTCTGATTTGACAAGACTCCAGCATTGAGTTTCTTCTCGGTGAGGATGTGCTGTCAGCACCGTTGGTGAGAGCAGAAGTTCATTTTCACTTTTCAAACCCCCAACACCTCAACATCCAACCTGTGCTGCCCTTATTGGAGAAACGAGGCTTCCCTACCAGGTGAGACATAGAAATTTGATAGATGTAGTGAAAATGGGTTGCTATTTTCTTTTAGCACGGTTCTCTGTGCACTGTATGAGTTTTTAAAGATTTAGTCATCCCCATTTTTCTCTTTTTGCAGGTATAGTGTCTGGATGAGAGATGGAGTAGTGGAGCTGAGAGTCGATCTACTTGGCCTCTTCCAGGCACTGCAGCTGGCCATTGGTGGAGCCAAAAGAGGCCCCAGCCTAATGGAAATGCATCGGGTGAGGGGCCTGACCAGACCAGGGGCCCTTGGCCAAAGGGAAAGACCCCCATCCCTTCAAGACACAGCGCCCGTAGTGTGGGGGGAGGAGAATGAGGACAGGGAGGGTGCGGCCCCCCTAAAGCCTGCTTTAGAGTTAGGACTGGCATTACACTACAGCTTAGCACACAACATCTTACAACCCTGTCAAACCTGTGGTGTACAACTGGCACATGCACCCTTTATTGCTTTGGCATATAGATAGCAACAAAACAGCTATATTGAACAGTGTCTTAGGTAATACATTTCCGGCCAAATACTATGAATCCCTAGCTCTCCCCCTTTGCAAGTTCTTTGT
This is a stretch of genomic DNA from Myxocyprinus asiaticus isolate MX2 ecotype Aquarium Trade chromosome 24, UBuf_Myxa_2, whole genome shotgun sequence. It encodes these proteins:
- the si:ch211-170d8.2 gene encoding uncharacterized protein si:ch211-170d8.2; this translates as MATVTHILIPLLFLAFMAFPIGVQCRSLRAHLRKMTSFQGERKIRIGHVQRRIRREPGSERAQCDLLSAPWTESTTPVGDWGQMYRLKILSTMSDGPRRAVFPEQPLFRFVRRVYRCCQLGYHCGSVKGIQGRKLGDSSIEFLLGEDVLSAPLVRAEVHFHFSNPQHLNIQPVLPLLEKRGFPTRYSVWMRDGVVELRVDLLGLFQALQLAIGGAKRGPSLMEMHRVRGLTRPGALGQRERPPSLQDTAPVVWGEENEDREGAAPLKPALELGLALHYSLAHNILQPCQTCGVQLAHAPFIALAYR